Genomic segment of Haemorhous mexicanus isolate bHaeMex1 chromosome 12, bHaeMex1.pri, whole genome shotgun sequence:
GTTACTTCCAGAAGGAGCTTGAGAAGAAGCATGCAGTGGCTTAGAAATGAAACCAGAACTGGGAGACTTTCTCTCCTCAAAACTTATTTTGAGCTTTATTCTAAATTTATAACCCACACTGTGCAACAGGAATCCAAATCTGGCAAAAAGACACCCATCACCCCCTAGCTTATGCACCCATGTGAAGGCCATTCTTTGTTAATGTCCTTGTCTTAGTCTTTGTTAATGTCCTTGTAACAACTGAAAAAGGGAGCTCCATTTTTAGCTAAAGAACATTTCCAAGACATAGCataaaaatctgatttcttcttttgcttGAACTTCCTGGGCCTCCTGTCTACACAGAGTGAAATGTGCAATGCTGCCACACACCATTTTGCAGCACATCCTCCCTCCCTAAAGACATCCAGTTCTTATCATTACTGAAGTCTCTCTAATCTTTCCCATAAATATAAACCTGTTAAAGAGTTCCACATTTAATAAACAGGTTCATTACTTAGGCCATTGGAAGGGTTAAAATTTGAAGGTTAAACCCTAATAGAAAGTTATGACTCTGAAAATGCAGCTAAGGAATGAAGTGAATGCTACAACAGGAAATACTAAAATCTTGAGACATAAGATGTGGTCCAAAGTGACTTCCATATCCTTTTGATCAGAgacataattatttttctacaaGAACAGATGACAGGAATTAGAAACAGATTATAGAAAACATCGGGACAGAAGATGTACATGAGTACAAGATGAGCTTAAGCAATAAATGAAATAATCTGCAAGTAATAATATGCAGGATTCTAAAACTAATTGTTACAGGAGTCTATTCCGGGCCTTTGATACCTTCCTCAGCTCAGAAGAAACACTCCACCAAGGAAGGTTCACCTTGCCATCATTATTTTTCTTGGGAGAATCATTTTTTCACAAATCTGCATTAGGAGAGCAGGAAGGCAAAGTTTAAGGATTCCCTCCTGTGTTCCTGCCCCCACAGACCTCGGGCTGgaacatccccagcagcagctctgcaaggcaACTccagtgacagagcagctgccaAATTAACCCTCTGGGCCATTCAGACTTTACATCAAGACTCCCCCAGCAGAAGTAAAAGCAAACAGATTTATAAATTCAAATGTTTAGAAAATTAGGTCCAGATTGTTCTGTAAGGTTAGTAATAAGTGTGcactttttttaatgcatttataGATTTAAGTCACTTTACCACATTTGGATTTAGAGTCTGAAGGGGGAGACTttgctggaaagaaaagaaattaattccaaGGGAGGTGAATATGCAATCTTCTACAGGTAGAATTACACTTTTAGTAAATCACTCAGAGATGTGTATTACAAATTTCAAATCAATATTTTCCTGGTGAGCAGGACACGTTTAATACAGCACatttctgtcctgccttttcTTGCTGGAAACTGAGCTTAGATAAGATGTAAAAATTTACTTTACTTAAATATCACCAATATTAAAAGACATTTAGATCTGTCTCCACTATAAAGCCAAATACAGATTTCCCAataaccaaaaacaaaacaagcctcTTCCATCCCATCAGTTTCAGGACTGCTGAAATAAGGTAGAAAAGGTATGAAAGCAGCACTGTTTGGTAAAAGGGGCACTGAGAACAGGCCTGGGTTATATTTCAGCAATTTGTTCCCAAAGGCACGCTGATGTGCTGGCTGCACACAGGGTCCTACATGAACTTACCAGCAGGTAAGCCTCACCTTACTCCAAATTTCAGGCCCACTCTGCAAAGTCAAAAGCCTTTCACTTATTGAAGGATTTGTCTGCTCAAGTTTCAAGGTGCTTTTGGAAAATTATCGTTTGGAGAACCATTActgagagctgagcccagaCTCGTACTGACCTTGCACTCCTGTCTGTTCCCAGTGTGCCTTCGTGGGACCAAGGCCCACAAGAAGTGCTACCTCATGTCAGAAGGCACCAAGCACTTCCATGAGGCCAACGAGGACTGCATAGCCAAGGGGGGGACGTTGGCCATCCCCAGGAGTAACGAGGAAACGAACATCCTTCGCGATTACGGCAGGAAAAGCGCGCCCGGCGCCTCCGAGCTCTGGCTGGGTGTCACTGACATGGCCCACGAAGGGAGGTTTGTGGATGTCAATGGCATGGCTCTTCCCTACTCCAACTGGGACCGTGCCCAGCCCAACGGGGGCAAGAGGGAAAACTGTGTCTTCCTGTctcaggcagcccagggcaAGTGGGTGGATGAAGTCTGCCGCACTGCCAAGAGATACGTTTGTGAATTCCTGATCCCATAATCACAGACACAAAAGACCAGGGCCATGTTTTGGGTTATCAACACACACTTTTGCTTAGTAACCCCTCCCACTTAAAGAGTGGTGAGTTGAAACTATCCCTCTCCCGCCTTGAACTCACTCTTTCCTGAAACACAAGTTTTCtctgttaatttattttctattcatATGCTAAAAATGTTTAGTGAGTACTCTCATTATGTACAGGGACATATATTATGTTTTGGCCTACATTGTATCATATTTTGCCATATTACTTCAGCCTGACATTTGGGTTACTAGATTTCACTTGCTATTTCTGTACTTTAATTAGAAAATACCGCTGCATGATAACCCTTTCCAGTATGAGCAGAAGGGATCCCCCCCGTTCTAAAGTTAAAGAGGGACTTTGGGATTATGTGAGCTCCTGTGAAAAAAAAACTATCATCCTTTACAAAGTCTAATTGGAATAATCTGCGGCCAAGAGTTTTACCTATGGGTTAAGAATGcttaatgaaacagaaaaatctggTGTTAATTATTTAACTACATGCAGTTCACAGTGACATGCTGCTAGAAAAAGGGAGAGTAGCTGTTTTAAAACATCAGTTAGTCTAGACATGTTTGCCTCTAAATGTCTCAATTATGGTTAAATATTAAATGTCACTTGGAACATTCCCATAGAAGAAACCTGGGACTAGATCACGCTCTGCTGTGTGAAGTCTTGCTAAGCCTTGTCTTCTGCAGGCTCAGACAGGCTCTGCCATTCACAGGGAGCTCCAGAAAGTTCCAGGAGGGAGACAGGAGCTCCTTGCTGTCACAGCATTCCCTCCTCTCCTATGGGAAGGGCAGCACACCCCAGGGGAACAGCAGAGTGTGTCCAGACCACATGCAAATGTTCCAATTTAACACCTGCCATttgaaaatgaagtaaaatatgCTGGCTGCTTTTGGCTGTTCAGAACATCACAACAGAGATTTGCCTTCATGTCATAAATAGCAGTTTCTCtcattttgtttaaatatttaaatatattgcTGCTTGGAGGATAATTCCTATTTCTTACCTATTAAACCTGCAAGATTTTCTTAAATTATGCAATAAATCTGCAATTACCATTATTTAATTGTTGTAGTGTTTTTGACCCATGTGAAGGCCATTCTTTCCTAGGACTTTTTTTGAGGATTCCAAAGTGGTACTTTTTTTTACTATTGTACTTACAGGCCACAGGATAACTTTTGGATCTCTGCTGTATAATACATCCCAAAAGCTCTATAAGATCTAACTACTCAAGGCCTCTGCAATGTGTTGTGTTTAAATTCATTTTCCATCACTTAATGTACTTGTAAAATAACCTGATTCTGAATTCTCTCATTTACTCCCGAGTTGAAATAGAGCAGCTAAAAGGGCTCAAATATGTGCAATTTTCTTTCAACATCTGCCAGCATTTGCTATGGTTGGGGTAAAAACTTTTGTACATGATTAAAAGTCTGTATGGTTTCTCAACCTCTGATTTGTCTGAAGTAAGTCAGTATCTCAGCATATCCCTACAGCTACAGTCAAAGTGAAAATTTACCACAAATTCCACACGTTGTGTAACTGGCACAGGACTACATTTTCATGGGCTGTTTTGCTGGTGTACCCTTTCTAAAGAACATGAGCCACTACATGGAGTTTCCCTACCAGGTATAAAATTATCacataaaaatctcatttttaaataatacttTCTGGTTGATCCTGTAAGAAAACATTTATCATCTTGAGACTGGCAATAAAAACAGCATGTCATGAAAGACAGATGCCCCCAATAGTCTCATGTGGCTTTCTTGGCAAGTGGGAATAAGTAGGCGTGAATAAACAAGGTTACATAGGAAACACTGATTAGAAGGAAATTATTACCATATGAATTGGGTAATTCTGCTGAAATATTGAGGGAAGGTGATCAGAATAGAATGTTCTGGAGACTCCACCAGGTTTCCTTCCCAGGCACTGAGTTGGTAATGTTGCattgaaagaagagaaaaaggccTTTGGTGAATGGGCAGGGAAATGTCAAGCTTTAGTCAAGGTACAGATGTTCTTCATTATGCAGGGTTCAAAACCCAGAGAAAGAAGCTCATTAGCAGAGCTGGGTGAAGAATGGGTTGTCTGGTTTTGTGgtcaaaccaaaaaaaaaaaaaaaaaaaagaaagaaaattgagCACAAGTCTCCCTTAGCTTCCATGTCAACTGGATAGTtgattttaatatctttttttttttttggtcatgaTACAACAAACTTCACTGCAGTGAAGAACCCCTGTTTCTCTTACCTGTGCTTCTTGCCACCCCCCTGCTTGGCAGAGTATTTACAGTAACAGGCACCTCTGCTTCCCTCTTGTGTCAGGAAACAGGGTGGGGTCCTCATTCTTCTGTCAGATCAAAACACAGCTGACTTTTattgagaaaaaattaaatagtgCCTTACCAAGCTCTTCTCCCAAGGGGATGACACTTGACGTTAGGAGCTAATGAAACATGTGAAAAACATTCAGGAATATGATCTTTAGCTGAGAGGGCTGAGAGCTGCTTTTTAACACTCTTACGTGTTACATTTAAGTATTCCAACTACTCCTTGAATATTGTAGCAGAGGATCCCCATTAGATGATTGTGTGCAGCTTAGGGCTACAAAAGTGTCTGCTTGGAGATATTTATTAACATACTTTGGGAGTTTCTTGTTACCATCAAAGACAGAATAATTGTGAAGAGTTTTATGAGATGGATCAAAGAGTTAAAAGGCTGGATTCTCTCCAGCTATGGAAAAGGGGTCCACATAGAAATGTTTGTGCCAAGAAAAGCAATTTGGAAATGAGTAATGAGAGCACATTGTTAACCATTACTCTTAAAAgatcaatttttcatttttaaaagctgcacAAGCACAGACTATTTTTGGAAGTACCTCTCCCTTCGGTCCCTCTTCAAACCCAgagaatatatatatacacacatatacacacatatatattctCATTCAGTAAGGAAAGGTCAACACCTTAAATCAAACATCATGTGCAGTCAGACTTTCAAGGGAGCTCATGACCAGGTTTTAAGGAGTATATTCTGACCCAAGACCCAACATCCAACTGTGTTCAACATTCAATAATTGAGCCTTTTTGAAAGTCCAGCTACTTGGTGCCAACATGATATTCTAGgcattagaaatttttttctctgatagaGCCATACCATTGCACTGTGTTTTTCAGGTCATTGTCTGCCAGCTGAAATTAAATCCAATGCAGCCATTAATTTGCACTTccataaatgctttttt
This window contains:
- the CLEC3A gene encoding C-type lectin domain family 3 member A, with protein sequence MAQTGLRIFLLISLLLLDQTISQASKFKARKHSKRRVKEKDDLKTQIDKLWREVNALKEIQALQTVCLRGTKAHKKCYLMSEGTKHFHEANEDCIAKGGTLAIPRSNEETNILRDYGRKSAPGASELWLGVTDMAHEGRFVDVNGMALPYSNWDRAQPNGGKRENCVFLSQAAQGKWVDEVCRTAKRYVCEFLIP